TACCATCCTATAAGTCCACTGACTGTTCTAGTAGGTATCGGTGAGTCCACCCAAATGTACCTAACAAAAAAGTCATTGTTCAGAAAGGCAAGCTTTCATCCATTTTTACGGATGCTTTAATATTAGtctatttctttataaACTTGTGTATACATTATCTAATTAAAGCATAGTTTTATTCTGtattcattcattatcCATACGGACTTTTAATCCGTGTCTTAACAGATATTCTTTGACGTCATTGACGGTGTATTCTTCTCTATGGAACATACCGGCACCTAAACATGCATCAGCACCAGTGGAAGTAAAAGCTTCTTCAAAATGTTGTGGCAAACCAGCTCCACTTGATGCAATAACTGGGATTTTAACAGCTTCCTTTGCATGCTTTATTAATTCAAGATCATAACCAGAATTTGAACCGTCTTTATCTATACAATTCAATAAGATTTCACCCGCGCCCAATGCTGCACATGCTCTTGTCAATTCCCATACGCCTAAATCTCTTGTCTCTCTACCACCTTTAATGGTACATTGATACCAACACCAAGTACGTCCATTAGAGTCTGGGAGTTCTGTTTTAAAAGTCTTATTTTTGGTATCGTTTGGTGAATCTACGTATACTCTCTTTGGATCGACTGAAATAACGACCGCTTGTGCTCCATATGCTTTCGAAATAGTTTCAATTGGAGAGGTACCATCTCCACGACCACCCAATTCATAGAACTTTTCAGCAGCAAAGACTGCATCTGTACCAATAGATACTTTATCAGCACCAGACCTAAAGTATAAGCTGGCAACTTCTAAGGCCGGAATCATCGTCCCGTCGGTGTCCACTATGTCTTTAATACCACCACCTACTGTTAGAGGAACAAATATTGTCTTTGCCGCATTCTTTAGTACTTGTAGCATTGGTGTATCTTTTAATGGGCAGTCTCTGAAAGAGgtaatatttaaaaatgtaATTTCATCAGCACCTTGGAGATAGTATTTTTCGGCTAATTGGACAGGTTTCCCTAAATTTCTGACATCATTGTTTGAATCTTTTTCACGAACATCGTATTGATCACCTTTCGTTACAACCAAGTCACCTTGATCATTGGATCTAACATCAAGGCATGCTATAATTCTTCTCGTTAATCCATAATTGGAATAATCATTACCTAATAGttccttttcatcttcagtaTAATCTGGCAACTTTGGATGTCGTTgcttcaaaaaattatcgATAACAGCCAACCCAGCTTTACCGGATTTTTCAGGATGGAATTGGGTTGCAAAAATGTTGTCTCTCCACATGGCAGCAATAAATTCTTCAGATCCGTATCTCGCTTTTGCTAATTTCCAACCTTCATCTTTAGTCAAATGAGTTTCAATACGTTCATTCAGCAATGCTGCATATGAatgaacaaaataatatcttttaaatGGATCCAAACCATAGAAGAatccattttcattttccatACAACTATTCCAACCAATTTCAGGGACAGGTTTTTCTGAGTCATCGAATCTAGATAATTTCATATCAGAGATATAATTTAAACCAGAACTTTGAGGACTTTCAATCGATCCGGCAAACATTGCTTGTAACCCAACACAAATCCCCATAATTGGTTTCCCTGAAGCTATATATTGTTTCAATGGTTGTTCAAACCCAcgtgaaaataaattatcaacaaaGTGTCCATAGTTACCAACTCCAGGAAGGATTAATCTTTCAGCTTTGTTCAATTCGGGATCTTGAGCTGTTTTAATTAGTTGTACTTTATAACCTAAGTATTCAATAGAATTGATTAAGGATTGTAAGTTTCCACTTTCAACGTCAATGACGTGAACTACTAAATTAGAcatttgttttttgtttggtTCCCTTTATTTTGGGTTTTCTTCTTAGTAAAGCTTAAATTTGTTATTCGGTGATTATATACTGGAATGATcaatcaaacaaaaaaactGATATGAGTAATATCCATTTCATGTAAATAACAATGAAGATATGTACGATATTTTAGAACATAAATATGAATCATCGAGATCAGGTTCCTCAAGAGATCCGCGTACGTATCTATATCTGACGTTAAATTTGACTTCTTCTGATTAATTTCCATTActctaatttattatcgGATAAATTAACCTGTAGCCCTGTGGTGCACGGGATGAGAAAGGAATGTCAGTAAATATATCTGACATCTTGTTTTCTAGGAGAATAAACTGTTATTTTATGAAGTACGTGTgtaatatttattagatgaaaaGATTACGTCAAGAAAAGGTCTCTTTCATGATATGGGAACAGTATATATAGTTTAAagtttgaatatatttttcaaacaaaattaaagttattcattaaatgattttatttccGTGCATACAAAGAAGTACgcaaatatatatacattaaCATATAAGATGTATTAGAAAGTATGAATTAAACAATTGCGATCAACGATTAAGCGTTTTGCTTTTTAAGTTCTCTTCTTTGTCTAACAGCAGCAGCCAATTTTCTTAAAACGACTTCAGTGGTTTCGAAACTTATACAAGCATCAGTAATAGAAACACCGTATTTTAAACCAGCTTTACCTTCAGGTGGGACCTTTTGGTTACCTTCATTAATATTCGATTCAATCATAACACCGATGATAGCGTTTTCACCGTTAGCAATTTGTTCACAGACAGCATCGTTAACCTTTGGTTGGTTTCTGAAATCCTTGTTAGAGTTACCATGAGAGTAATCAATCATTAAACCGTTGGAACCAGCTGGTAATTGAGCCTTAGCTTCAGCAACTGACTTAGCATCGTAGTTGGTACCCTTCTTACCACCTCTTAAGATGACGAAACAATGTTCGTTACCCTTGGTGGTAGTAATGGCGGCGACACCATGCTTGGTGACACCCATGAAATGATGGGAATGAGATGCGGCTTGACAAGCATCAACAGCAACACCTAAAGTACCATCAGTACCGTTCTTGAAACCAATTGGGAAAGATAAACCAGAAGCCAATTCTCTGTGTAATTGAGATTCGGTAGTTCTAGCACCAATGGCACCAAAAGATAAAAGATCGGCTAAGAATTGAGGAGAGATAGTATCCAACATTTCAGAACCAATTGGTAAACCAATGTTAGTCAAATTGACGAACAATTGTCTAGCAGCTTGTAAACCCTTGTTAATGTTGAAAGTGTTGTTGACATCTGGATCATTGATCAAACCTTTCCAACCGACAGTAGTTCTTGGTTTTTCTAAGTAAGCTCTCATAACAATTAACAAATCACCTTGTAATTCATCagataatttcttcaatttcaaagcGTATTCATTGGCAGCATCTAGATCATGAATGGAGCATGGACCAACGATGACTAGGACTCTATCATCTCTACCagtaataatttcaatggaTTCTCTTCTACCTTTCTTGGCAGTTTCAATACATTTAGGAGTAGCTGGAATTTGAACTTGAAGAAGAGCTGGAGAGACTAATGGGTCGTAACCTAGAATTCTAACATCTTCAGCAGCTTCCTGTTGGGATGTACCATCGGCTTTGAACATTGGAGTTTCACTCATTGTAATTTGgtttgttttattattatttatactACCAGGTAACGGTTTTTGGGTCAGCTTCTTAGCAATAATCTTATTTAACTGTGCTAATCAAAAATACAAAAGATAATAGTACGAGAATAAAGTGCGATGTAGAGTTGGAAGAAACGGACATTAAGTAGAATTGAGAATAAAAACCTGTCAATGATCAAATGCTTTTCTAATTTGTCAGGGAAGATGGTGAAGTGGTTAGAAATGGGTTGAGTCACTCACAGAATAGCGTGCAGGGACGAagtgaaatttttcattttggtTCTTGAGCTGCGTGAGTCTGATTCTAGGCCCGTTCTCGGCCCAGGGAGAGAGaaagagagagagagaaagagtctttttgtttgaaaaattttccagTCAAATTTTGGGGAAAAAAGGCACGTGGAAAAAACATCTTGTAGCCCGTCGGAGTTTTACATGAGAATGTGGAGAAAGAAGAGTCCTTGTGTTCTTTAAGCTTAAAGGGAATTGTTTATTATAGTCTATCACATAAGTCATTATGCCTTTAGTAGTATTCCAGAGATGGGAAGGAGCTGTACAATAAGAAGTTTATATTAAAAGTTGACTGTCTTGAAGCTCAATGAATaactttgaaattaatgCTACTGGCGGTCCAGTTGCGGATGATATTCTTACTTGAGATATTCTTTCCCCTTTAATTTGGGTACCGTAGATGATACATAACACAAGTAAAACCAAAACGAGAGAGGGAAAAGGTTTAACTGGAGAAGGCATTATCTCTGTGTCTGTCTTGTCTAAAAAAATGTACCCGCTTCTCTCGAACATATAATTTCTCGGTGTTAACGTAGGAGTTACTTCACTGGAGGCTAGGCGGCTATTTTATCTACATATGGAAGCTAAAGGCCGAAGAACAGTTGTAAACATATAAGGAGAGCACCTCGGTGGCAAACAGTATACATAAAGAGAAGATCGAATAGGCGGTTCTTTGTTCAATCCGATACCTTCCTGAACCCAAATTATTTGatctatttttttggaGCTTCTAGTTAGACCTATCTGATATAGTCGGAACTCAATCGTTACTTCACAAGGATAAAATATACTATAAAAGATGTCAATAAAGAGTTACTTGCCAAGAAAGGAGATAAGGTTAAAAGAGTTAAATAATAACGGAACAATAATCAAAAATGACACTCTTGAATGGGAATATTGCTATGATCCTACACAAAGTTATGCAAATCCAACAATtgattctaataatgatacaCTCAACGGATACAGATCTCAACTATTATTGGATCCAGAGTGCGAGAAAATCTTCATATCAGATTTACTGACGGAAGCTGCTTCAAATTCTTCCCTTTATGATGATCCAGAAAGTTTACATATTGAAGTAcgaaataatgatgattctgTTAACAGCGTTTCATTAACAGGTAAACTTCGAATTGAGATATTGAAAGGTAATAGTCCAATGATATTAAAATCTTGTCATATCTCTTTAAAATGTTATGTCAAGGAATATGGATGTTTTAATTATAAAActacaaataaaaaagacAAATGGGGTAGAGTATTTCACAATactaatgaaaaagaagacgAGATTGTCTATGCAAAAATAGTGAAAGAGCTCGAAtcagaaaaatattattcttcaaaattttctGTTAAGCAATTAAAAGTAATTGTTTTAGATAAACATGAGCGTATGGTTTTGCTATCAAAAGGAACGTACCATTTTCCCTTCACGTTTACGATAAATCCAAAAGTTTTCCCTGCAGGATGTAAAACATATTTTGGAACGACGTGTTATAGATTGGAAAATTCTTTgacatttttgaaaattcgAAAGAATCAAAGGTTACAAAAGGAAGTTTTCCAATTTGATACCCAGTTTCTTActaaaaaaattttaattaaaaGAGTTTTAGCACCAAGTTGTATGTTACAGAATGAACCGATATACTCTAGTGGGAAATGGAAAGAtgattcaataatttacaatatggcattattttcaaaaatgattGAGATCGGTGAACCATTCGAGTTATTTCTATCAATTTCGAAGAATACAATTAAATAtagattgaaaaaaattactgTCGCTTTAATACAAAACTTATCAATTCCTAATTTTGATGGAAAGACAAAGGAAAGGTTAGAGGGAGCTTATATCAATAAGACAATTTTCAAACTTGCAGGGAAAACAATCTATAATGATGAactaaatgaaaatgattttttccaaTATACAATTCATAATTTACTTATACctaaaaaggaaaattcaGCCTCATTAAGTATTAGGAAAAAATTAAGCCTTACAAATATCCATCCTTTTTATTGTGAGCCATGTTTCCATGATCCTACATTTACAAATTTAAAGAACACACATATGTTAAGTGTAAGATTAACATTACAAAATGTGTTTAGAAGTGATTCAAAAGGAAGGGAGATTTGgttatttttgaagattccAATCATTTTAgtagatgatgaaatgaCAAGTAGTTTAAAACTTCCGCCATATACCCCTATTACTTATATGGGAAATAGACAACAACCGAGAGATGATGGAAATTCAGTATCAACGATCATTCTTGATGGAATTGAGAGCGATGTACCAACACCACCAGCTTCTCTATTTGGCGACACCATTGATTTGGATAGGAAAAAATAGGTCCTCTTACTCCTAGCTGTTTTAACTTTCTTGTAATGGGTTCACGTAAAGAATTTACATACATGaaactttttcaaatgatttgTGGCACTGTCacaatttatttttatactACCTTTCAGTCCCAGTTGAATATCTCCCGGTAACGaatgaacaacaatttTACGTAAGGTTAGGGAGAGCAGAAAAATATGACATTCAGAATACACATAAAACAATAAGAAAAAGGTTACGTACGGCTGTAAACACATCATGAGATGTAATAAGATTTCCTGGTACCTTAGTAATATCGAAATTGCTGCGTACGACAAAAACATCCAATCGTGTGTGAGAAAAGAATTTTCTATCAAAACATATAGCGTTAAAAACTATTTCATTaggaaatgaaaaaatggGTCCTTTATGGTGACTTACGTACAAGGGGAACTGGGGAAGGAATGACTCTGTTGttccaataaataaatgagTAGCGCGCAGACTAATTCAATTCCCGTGGAAGGGAAGCGGAAATCGAAGTGAAAGTACAAAAATGtgacaaaaaaattaaaagaacGTGGGCTTGACACCAAAAGGGACCTTACGTTACTCTTCGTCTCACTCAGAGATAGCCGTACCACACCTCATCTTTTTTATGTCACACCGCGGAAAAATTAGACACCACCAcagatattcaaaattttaaGATTTGGTAACAATAAAATTCCGATTAAAAAAAGTACACACATTTTCTAGGTAGGTAAGAAGTACCGttgataaattacaaatagATCGACAAGACCGTTtaaaataattcttctcTACAAAAACAAAGACGGATAGAAGATAAGAAATACTTTATTTCGTGAATTGCTgctatatattttctatcCTACTGCTAATTATTAAATCCCAAAACAGCCTTTCCTTTACtgtattttcaaaaaagaagTTCGGACCAATACGTAACCATGCATTCCAATTTATATGATAAGGAAAAAGGGCAAGATTGTAAACCAGTCGGACTTCCACCATTACGATCGTTACTTACTACTCTGGATTCCAGAAATCCTGGGGTCACACCTGTAACAACtttgaatttcaataatcGAAAATCATTCACAAATAGTACAATATTACCGATCCCCCAAGCGTCCACACTATCGAATCCCATCAATATTACAGGTAATCAGAACAACAAtggtataataataaataataataatttgcTAACTTTTAATCACCCTACAACAACAGATTCGGTCCCTGTAGCGCCTTTAACAACGTCAATGACATCAGTAGGAAATAGCCAACAGCAGTTACCTTTCAATATGAGCAGCCGAACGCATGAATTTGAACTTTATCGGTCCACAGCAGGTGCTAGCTCACCTAATAATATGTACGATCCTTTCCCTAAGTATCATA
Above is a genomic segment from Naumovozyma dairenensis CBS 421 chromosome 6, complete genome containing:
- the HIS7 gene encoding imidazoleglycerol-phosphate synthase (similar to Saccharomyces cerevisiae HIS7 (YBR248C); ancestral locus Anc_6.167); the protein is MSNLVVHVIDVESGNLQSLINSIEYLGYKVQLIKTAQDPELNKAERLILPGVGNYGHFVDNLFSRGFEQPLKQYIASGKPIMGICVGLQAMFAGSIESPQSSGLNYISDMKLSRFDDSEKPVPEIGWNSCMENENGFFYGLDPFKRYYFVHSYAALLNERIETHLTKDEGWKLAKARYGSEEFIAAMWRDNIFATQFHPEKSGKAGLAVIDNFLKQRHPKLPDYTEDEKELLGNDYSNYGLTRRIIACLDVRSNDQGDLVVTKGDQYDVREKDSNNDVRNLGKPVQLAEKYYLQGADEITFLNITSFRDCPLKDTPMLQVLKNAAKTIFVPLTVGGGIKDIVDTDGTMIPALEVASLYFRSGADKVSIGTDAVFAAEKFYELGGRGDGTSPIETISKAYGAQAVVISVDPKRVYVDSPNDTKNKTFKTELPDSNGRTWCWYQCTIKGGRETRDLGVWELTRACAALGAGEILLNCIDKDGSNSGYDLELIKHAKEAVKIPVIASSGAGLPQHFEEAFTSTGADACLGAGMFHREEYTVNDVKEYLLRHGLKVRMDNE
- the ARO4 gene encoding 3-deoxy-7-phosphoheptulonate synthase ARO4 (similar to Saccharomyces cerevisiae ARO4 (YBR249C); ancestral locus Anc_6.168) encodes the protein MSETPMFKADGTSQQEAAEDVRILGYDPLVSPALLQVQIPATPKCIETAKKGRRESIEIITGRDDRVLVIVGPCSIHDLDAANEYALKLKKLSDELQGDLLIVMRAYLEKPRTTVGWKGLINDPDVNNTFNINKGLQAARQLFVNLTNIGLPIGSEMLDTISPQFLADLLSFGAIGARTTESQLHRELASGLSFPIGFKNGTDGTLGVAVDACQAASHSHHFMGVTKHGVAAITTTKGNEHCFVILRGGKKGTNYDAKSVAEAKAQLPAGSNGLMIDYSHGNSNKDFRNQPKVNDAVCEQIANGENAIIGVMIESNINEGNQKVPPEGKAGLKYGVSITDACISFETTEVVLRKLAAAVRQRRELKKQNA
- the SPO23 gene encoding Spo23p (similar to Saccharomyces cerevisiae SPO23 (YBR250W); ancestral locus Anc_6.169) codes for the protein MSIKSYLPRKEIRLKELNNNGTIIKNDTLEWEYCYDPTQSYANPTIDSNNDTLNGYRSQLLLDPECEKIFISDLLTEAASNSSLYDDPESLHIEVRNNDDSVNSVSLTGKLRIEILKGNSPMILKSCHISLKCYVKEYGCFNYKTTNKKDKWGRVFHNTNEKEDEIVYAKIVKELESEKYYSSKFSVKQLKVIVLDKHERMVLLSKGTYHFPFTFTINPKVFPAGCKTYFGTTCYRLENSLTFLKIRKNQRLQKEVFQFDTQFLTKKILIKRVLAPSCMLQNEPIYSSGKWKDDSIIYNMALFSKMIEIGEPFELFLSISKNTIKYRLKKITVALIQNLSIPNFDGKTKERLEGAYINKTIFKLAGKTIYNDELNENDFFQYTIHNLLIPKKENSASLSIRKKLSLTNIHPFYCEPCFHDPTFTNLKNTHMLSVRLTLQNVFRSDSKGREIWLFLKIPIILVDDEMTSSLKLPPYTPITYMGNRQQPRDDGNSVSTIILDGIESDVPTPPASLFGDTIDLDRKK